The sequence below is a genomic window from Cygnus atratus isolate AKBS03 ecotype Queensland, Australia chromosome 4, CAtr_DNAZoo_HiC_assembly, whole genome shotgun sequence.
TGccatcacacacacactgtCCAGCCAGCCACTCCGTGCATCCCTGACGTCCGTCTGTGTCCGTCTGACCGACGTATACGTGCTCTGTCTGCCCATCCGACACGTGTTCCCTCtccgtctgtccgtctgtcctgTGCACACTGTCCGTCCGTCcacccgcccgcccgcccccgtGGCACCGTCCCCGTCCCACCGCTGTCCCCGCCCGTCCCCGCGCCGCCTGTCCCCGTCTCCCCGGCAGAGCCAGCCATCCCGTGCTCACGCGTGGCGTCTGTCCGTGTCCGTCTGTCCCCGGCcgcgcgccccgccgccgcctggTTCTcactctctgcctctgctctccctctctgccttctctcccccagctcgcgcccccggccccgacCCCGGCGCCCCCCGCTCCCGCCACGCGCGCGCCCCACACTCACTGCTGCCCTGtctctcccccccccgcccgaAGCAGCCACCCCCTGCATCAAAGCCATCAGCCCCAGCGAGGGCTGGACCACCGGCGGTGCCACCGTCATCGTCATCGGCGACAACTTCTTCGACGGGCTGCAGGTCGTCTTCGGCACCATGCTGGTGTGGAGCGAGGTAcggcacggggcgggggggggcgcgcgCCCGGCCGAGGGCTCAgcccccccctctccccgcaGCTCATCACGCCTCACGCCATCCGGGTGCAGACCCCCCCGCGGCACATCCCCGGCGTGGTGGAGGTGACGCTCTCCTACAAGTCCAAGCAGTTCTGCAAGGGCGCTCCGGGGCGCTTCGTCTACACCGGTGAGGGGCCCGCACCTCAGGGAGGGGGCACGGCCCCCGGGGGTGCCATGGGGTCTCTGTGCCCGCTGCCGgccccagggcacagccagggcaCAGCCAGCGCAGGATACGGGGGATGCCAGGGGAAGGGGGCTGAGGCAGTTTGCatggggggggacaggggtgatgtggggggggtccctgcAGTGGGAGGAGAGACCCCGGGGTCCCCCTTCCCGCTGTCCCTTGCTCAGCTCCATGCACAGTGCttcgtgcctcagtttccccagagGACAGGGCAGGTTTGGGGGCCTGGGGCTGGCCTCACCACTCACCCCTTCTCTCCTCGGCCAGCGCTGAACGAGCCCACCATCGACTACGGGTTCCAGCGCCTGCAGAAGGTCATTCCCCGGCACCCCGGAGACCCCGAGCGCTTGCCCAAGGTGGGGACCCCTTCACCCAGCGCCGTAGTGAAACCATGCTCTGCTCTCCATCGTGCTTGTTGGCACCCGCAGGTGCAGACAGGGACGGCTGGTGGTGGCAGGCAGGGACACACTGGTGGTCCCCTGCATGGGGTCTGTGCTGCCTCCCGCCAAGGGGCAGGGGGGACTGGGGGGCACAGTGGGGCAGCACTGGGTCGCAGCCCCGTGGGGCTGACGTGGGGCCGGGCTCAGGGCATTGCACGGCAGCCCGGGGAGCTGCCAGCATGGGGCTGTGACATCGCTGCGGGGATGTGTCACTGgcatggggacgtggggggTGCGGAGGGGGTCGGGTCCTGCCTGACCCCGTGCCACTCACTGCCCAGGAGGTGCTGCTGAAGCGGGCGGCCGACCTGGTGGAGGCTCTCTACGGGATGCCGCACAGCAACCAGGTACCgcggccccgtcccgccccACGGCCCCCCCGGCTGGCCGGGCTCAGCTCCTGGCACTGGAGCAGGGCCGCAGGAGCCGGCCCCACATCTGCTCCGCGTTAGGATTCCCCGGGCGCTGAGTCAGGGCCGCGGGACCCCCCCGGCGCTGCCGCCCCCCACCTGCGCGGAAGCCGGAGCCGCCCAGATCCGGCCGCGGGAGCTGCCCCGCTCCCACGTCCGTGCTGGCACCgggccccgctgcagccccgggTGAcgccgtgcccgtgcccgtcCCGTCCCCAGGACATCATCCTGAAGCGCGCGGCAGACATCGCCGAGGCTCTGTACAGCGTCCCCCGCGCCCCCGCGCAGCTCTCCTCGCTCGGCAGCCACGGCCCCGGCGCCGTGATGGGGGTGAACTCCTTCGGCAGCCAGCTGGCCGTCAACATCGGCGACTCGGCGCAGGGCCCCGAGCAAGGTGGGCTTGGGGccagggccgggggggctggaggggccgTGGGGGGGCCGTGGGCCATGGCCCTGCCCCGTGCCACCTCCGCTCTCACCTGCAGGCTACTCCCGGAACACGAGCAGCGCCTCGCCGCGGGGCTACGTGCCCAGCTCCACGCCGCAGCAGGGCGGCTACGGCGGCACCTCCGGCATCAACGGCTATGGGGGCAGCGGCATGGCCGGCCTGGGGGTGCCCGGCTCCCCCAGCTTCCTCAACGGCTCCACCGCCAACTCCCCCTACGCCAGTGAGTCCTCACCTGGGGCTGTGCCGCCGGCTCTGCCCTGGCTGCGGGCACCCCCCGGagcaccagccccagggctccccgtccccatccctgtcccttgCCAGCTGGGTCCCCCTGGATGTccctgggggagctggcacagGGGCTCGGGGTCCTGAGCGCCTCCCCCCCACAGTCATGCCCGCCAGCCCCCCCCTCGGCGCCTCCTCCATCACCCTCCCGTCCGGCACCGCCACCTCCGCCCCCGCCGGGggcttctccttctcccccgTCAACATGATCTCGGCGGTGAAGCAGAAAAGCGCCTTCGCCCCCGTGGTGCGGCCGCAGACCTCGCCGCCGCCcgcctgctccagcaccagcgGCAGCAGCCTGCAAGGTGAGCCCGGCCGGGaaggggctgcccccagcctgctgcccccatccctgtccccatccctgtccccgtccctaTCCCTGttcccgtccccatcccctctcGGCTCACTCTCTCCATCCCCACTGCCCAGACCCGGCTTTTGAGGACTCGGACAAGTTCCACACCCCTGCGCGGTCGCTCCAGGGACTGGCCTATTCCTAAGCACAGTAGGTGCCTGGCGGTGCACGCGGGGCCGCATCCAGACCTGATGGGGACAGGGCCATGGAGGGCTGGggtcctgcccccccccagcgctGCCGACCCCTCACCTTCCCTTACAGCCGTGCCCAGGCTCCAcgtgctgcctgcaggagccaggacAGCCCCGAGCAGCAGACGGGGACGGGACCGAGCGCGGCCGTGAGCGTGGCGGTGCAGGGTCCTCCGACCcgtgcccggggctgggggggctgcggggccaggACCTACTGCCTGTGGGTCCCGgagctcagcccctgctgcagcggGGTGCCCCCGGGGCAGCGGGGTGACCCTGGCCAGCATGACCAGAAGGGGACAGCGTGGCCGGATCCTGGTTTCGGCACAGTCCCTCATGGGGCCAGCCAGAGGCCTTTGGGGAGCTCCTGGGATCGAATCAACCCCTCCGAGTGTAGCCTCAGAAGCACCCCAAGACCTGTGCAGCAGGACCGGGACCCCCGTGCGGGGGCAGCGCCGGGAAGCGGGGCGGAAGGCTCCGgtcggccccgctcccccctcaCCTCCGAGCTCGCTGCCCAGATGTGCGCTTCCAGATGTGCAGCCGCCCACCCGCAGCTCccgggcggccgcggccggGTCTCTGCCCCTGCGCCCCCGCGCAGCACCGGGGCCGTGCGGGGGCTCAGCCCAGCGCAGCCTGCCCggctggggttggggggggggccacactgccccctccccagcccgaGCCCCCCGCGGGGGCACGCAGCACTTTGCCCACCCCGAGCCATCTGAGCCCTTCAGCGCGGTTCCCGGCCCCATCAGCACCCGGAGCCGGCAGCCGCAGGACACAGCTGCAGCTCTTTTATTGTGATTATCACTACggttattattaataatattattattgtttttagcGACAGAcgagccccagggcagggggctctgGCAGGCCTGGCGGGAGCCCCCCAGGGCTGGCACTGCCCCCCCTCCCGTTTGGGGCTCTGCTGGCACTTCCAGGCAGGGGGGAGCAGACagaaattttgtaaataaaggaaaagaaaaaaaacaccactcccccccccatccccgtccctgtcccatCCACATCCCCTTGCAGGGTGGCCGTgtgcccctgtccccctgccGCCGTGTGTCTCGTGCCTCAGCCAAGGTGACGCCTCCGTGCCCAGCCCGTGCCACCCGCATCGTCCCCTCATCCGGAGCTGGGACCTCACCAGCTGTCCCCATCTGTCCCCATCTGGGGGTCCCAGGGtagagcccccccccccgcccagtgACCTCCAGCCACCAGCGCTGGCCTCTGTCCCCAGCCAAGCCTCGAGGacagggggctggggacggggtCACACAGTGCTGGGGACGGGGTGGCTGGGACGGGGTGGCCCCACCGGGGTGCTGGTGCCCCCTGCGGCGGTGGCACGGGGCGGGCTGTGCAGGCTGGCTTGGAGGTGGGGGGGCTTTTTGAAACGGAAATAAAAGGACTTGCAGAAAGGCAGCGGCTCGGCAGGGTCTGtgagcggggagggggctgccccgAAGCGGGGGCACAACCAGCACCACAGCACCACAGCACCCCGACCCTGGGGCTGCCTTGCACCAGCCCTGGGTAGGGTGAGCGCATGGGGGTCCTGGGGCCAGGGAgagagggacagggacagggacagggacagggacagggacagggacagggtgGCTCTGGAGGGTGCCGGAGCCTGGTGCCATgtggccaggcagggctgggggccgcAGGCTGCCCGCTGGTCCTGCCCGGGGGGATCCCCTCTCCGTGCAGCCGAGCTGCTGCCCTGGTCCTGGCCCCCAGCACCTGGAAGCGCTCAGCCCCGGCTCCGGCCCCACAGCCCGTTCCCATTGCCGGAGCACAGCGAGGCGGGCGCGGAGCCTCCTCCCCACGCCGGACCCCTGGGACCCCAAGGAACGCGCCCGCTCCTCCCCGCCCTGCAGGGTCAGAGCCTGGGGGAtgtgggggcagcccccagccctcgcagctgctgggggggggccaCGGCCGCCCCCAGACCAGGCTCACCGTGGTCCCTGGGAGCGGGTGCTGTGGGACCCGGAGGTgtggggctgtgcctgccccacagccagccccaggggctgagcacagccagggACTGAGCCAGCATGCgtggggggtgggagggcagggggtTGTGCCTCATCCCCCGTTGCCCCCACAGCCCAAAAGTGGCCTGGGacagccctgcaggagggagaggagctgggcagggggacgtgggggggaCACAGGGTCCTGGGGACCGCCCTGGCCACAAGGACCAGCAGGGCACGCTCATGGCTTGGTGAGCAGGCACCAGACTCGGCCGGGGTTTTCCACCCAGCCCCGGGTGCGAGCGCCACTCCTGCACGTGGGGGTCACAGGGAGAGGGCGCACAGCAGGCTGCGGGGCCGTGCGGTGAGCGTGTGCGTGGGCTAAGTGTGCACAGGGACACATGTGTGTGGATGTGGGTGTGTCCCCGTGGGATGTGGGTGTGCACAGACCTGACGCACCAAGCGCCACCCGGTGCAGGACACGGCCCGTGCGTTCGAGGCACGGGTGGGACACAAAGCCCCGGCTGCAGCAGCGCTGGTggtcagcagcagcaccccgcACACGTGCAggcacacgtgcacacacacagacccaggcacacacacacacgtgcaggGGGAAGGACCCCTGTGCCGCTGTGCCCCTGAGGAGCCCGGGGGGTCTCAGCACCCCCGTAGCGCCTGCCCCACACCCTGACCCTGCGCACAGAGGGGGGCACAGCCGGCAGTCAGTCACACGCGCGTGCAAAGGGCGGGTGGGCCCTGCTGCCACGCTGGGGGGCTGCACGTGTCCGCACCTCCCTGCTGGCACACTCAGCGGCGTGCACCCGCGTGTGTCTGGGGCAGCCTGCACCACGGCTGggtgcaggcagctgagcagtgcTCAGCGGGGTGGCAGTGACAATTtgggcccccccagcccctctcagGCCCCCACACGCCCACAGCACCCACGCTGAGCACTgggccctgccctggggggcACAGGATGCTCCAACCGAGGCAGAAGAGCCGCGGGGTGCAGCCAGGGTGGGTGCACAAAGCGCAGCCCCCCAAtgcctgcccccagcaccgtccctggggggggtgagggggtcTGAGAGCTGGCtccagctgggtgcccccagctgtcccggtgctggggctgctcctccctggGGGCAGCACTCAGCGCTTCTTGGGGAGCTCCCTGAGGTTCCtgcagcccatttctccagcccgTCTGGGTCCCTCTGGGCGGCAGCACCCCCCTGCTGTACGGCCCACCCCCCCCTGCTTCTGTGCCACCTGTggcggggcagggagcaggggtcACCCACCATCCCCACCACCCTTCACTCCTTGCACCAGACACCTCTGGCACGGGCAGGACCCGGGGGGGGCTGGTGCCCCTTTCCCCACACTACCCCgggtgtccccagcaccccgcggggctggggcaggggctggggccaTGCTGGCAGCGAGGAGCCGGAGCGGTGGGACGGCACACATCCATCCCACCGAGCGGCATGCCGGCAGCCTCCGCCTCGCACAGATGCTGACAGCATCTGCCTGGAAGGACCATAAATATTTATGGCCCCTggcgcaggcagcagctcccgtGGAGTGTCTGCAGCCCCCTGGatccccccagctgcccccgAGGGCTCCCTGCCCCATGAGGATGGGGCACCCCAGCACCTGCACCCACGTCAGGACCAGGGACCACGCGGGctggggcacagggcagcccccagacccctgAGCTGAGCTGCCCCCCCTCCACAgggtcccccagcccctctgggcCCCCCCGGCATCCTGCTCCTTTGTGCAGGGGTCTCCTGCCTTGGGGGCTGGGACaaggtgggcagggaggggaccCCCCTCGGGTcgccctggggacacccccctgccccccccagcacagccccgtgGCTGCGGGTGCCAgctccctcccccagccccgcggaGCAGCGCAGCCTGCGATGTTTAGATTAGAGGATAATGTGCTGGAAATAATTGCCTTAATCAAGAAAGGTTAATGAGGCTGCTTGTGTGTACAACTGCGGCGGGCGCCGGCGCAGCGCGAGGCTTGCAGGAGTGCTCAGCGAGCGGCAGCGCGGCACAGCCGGCACCGGGCACCGCACGGGGAGCCAGGCTCGGGGCCACCTCGTCCCTGTGCCCCTCCTGGGGACACGCCACGCCTGACCCGCGGCAGCAGCAGCCGAGGCAAACCTGGGTGCACAGGACTCACCACCTGCACGGGACCCCCACCCGCAGCCCAGGTGCCCCCATGGTGGCTCTCACCTgctgggggacacggggagggTCCAGGGGGGACCCTGGGGTGCCCACCCTGCTGCTCTCAATTGTCACTTCGGGGACATcgcaggggctgcccagggtgGTGCTTGAGGCAGAGGAGAGAACGCCGTGCCCGTGGCTGGGAAGGGAGCCATGGAGCTCCGGGGTTCCCtccggcccccagccccaggacctCCTGGGCCgcactgcagcagggagcagccttGCTGGCAGGGGTCCTGCACCCCCTGGGGGTCTCCCAGCGCCTCCACAGCTCCTGGGGACCTGATGCCACCAGCATTTTGCCCAGATTTCTCCTTGGCTATGGCACCCGGGGGCCAGGCTCCAGGGAATGGTACTTGGGGACGGGTGGCATCGtggctggcagcacccagctggtGTCCCCAGCTCGCAGGGGTGACCGCAGGGACGGAgacggggctgggcagggaccccGCGGTCCTGGGGGGTGCAGCATGGCCGTGCCGCCAGCCCCGCTGCGCATTTGGTGGGAAACAGAGACATCTGCAGGCCTGCGCCCTGCTCACATGCTGCAGTGGAGCCGCACGGCTGCACACTCCCGAGGGCTCGCTGCACGCTCACAGCAGTGCCCTGCACACACGTGCTGCCGTGGTGCATGTTTGTACACTGCAGCAGTACCTTGCACACTCGTGCTGCCATGGTGCACATTGGTACACTGCAGCAGTGCCCTGTGGGTGCACCCCCCTCATGCTCCCACATCAGTGACCCCCACGCCTGCACACTCAGAGGGGCCCTGCATGCTCACCCCCCCCGCACACTCACCGTGctgctctgcacacacacactgcttgCACACTCACACTCGTGCCCCGCTCACATGCCTGCAGCAGTGCCCCAGGTACTCATCCTGCTCACACCGGTGCCTTGCACGTGCGCACTGCTGGGCCACAACAGTGCTCTGCACACACACCTGGCTCGCACAAGCCCTTATCAGTGCCCCACATTCATACCCCACCTGCACGAGCAACACACAAATGCTGCACACACCCGAGCCCTGCACACACATCCCACTGGCACAAGCAGCAGGACCCGTGTGCCCTCCTCGCACAAGCGCCACGCTCACCTTGATGCCCACACGTCCCTGGTCCAGGAGTGACGTGTTCACATCAGTGCCCTGTACACCCATCCTGCTTGCACGAGCACTGTGCTCACATCCATGTCCGCTCACCCCTGCACCTTCTCCTTGCACCCCCTGCCACACACCCAGCCCACacccccttctcctgcccctctcTGCTGGCTGTGGAAGCGCACACGGCTTCACGCCCCGGCACCCTcagctggctcctgcagagGACCCGAGGGTGCCCTGGGGGCAATGCTGGGGGGGACGTGCCCAGAGCAGACTGGGGGCAGCCGTCCCACAAAAACACCTCCCT
It includes:
- the EBF4 gene encoding transcription factor COE4 isoform X1, whose protein sequence is MFSVQEALPRGGLPMKEEPLTAGLPSVRWLQGTGILDASTAAQSGVGLARAHFEKQPPSNLRKSNFFHFVLAMYDRQGQPVEIERTSFIDFVEKEREQNGEKTNNGIHYRLQLLYSNGVRTEQDLYVRLVDSMSKQAIIYEGQDKNPEMCRVLLTHEIMCSRCCDKKSCGNRNETPSDPVIIDRFFLKFFLKCNQNCLKNAGNPRDMRRFQVVVSTTVNVDGHVLAVSDNMFVHNNSKHGRRARRLDPSEAATPCIKAISPSEGWTTGGATVIVIGDNFFDGLQVVFGTMLVWSELITPHAIRVQTPPRHIPGVVEVTLSYKSKQFCKGAPGRFVYTALNEPTIDYGFQRLQKVIPRHPGDPERLPKEVLLKRAADLVEALYGMPHSNQDIILKRAADIAEALYSVPRAPAQLSSLGSHGPGAVMGVNSFGSQLAVNIGDSAQGPEQGYSRNTSSASPRGYVPSSTPQQGGYGGTSGINGYGGSGMAGLGVPGSPSFLNGSTANSPYAIMPASPPLGASSITLPSGTATSAPAGGFSFSPVNMISAVKQKSAFAPVVRPQTSPPPACSSTSGSSLQDPAFEDSDKFHTPARSLQGLAYS
- the EBF4 gene encoding transcription factor COE4 isoform X3 gives rise to the protein MFSVQEALPRGGLPMKEEPLTAGLPSVRWLQGTGILDASTAAQSGVGLARAHFEKQPPSNLRKSNFFHFVLAMYDRQGQPVEIERTSFIDFVEKEREQNGEKTNNGIHYRLQLLYSNGVRTEQDLYVRLVDSMSKQAIIYEGQDKNPEMCRVLLTHEIMCSRCCDKKSCGNRNETPSDPVIIDRFFLKFFLKCNQNCLKNAGNPRDMRRFQVVVSTTVNVDGHVLAVSDNMFVHNNSKHGRRARRLDPSEAATPCIKAISPSEGWTTGGATVIVIGDNFFDGLQVVFGTMLVWSETPPRHIPGVVEVTLSYKSKQFCKGAPGRFVYTALNEPTIDYGFQRLQKVIPRHPGDPERLPKEVLLKRAADLVEALYGMPHSNQDIILKRAADIAEALYSVPRAPAQLSSLGSHGPGAVMGVNSFGSQLAVNIGDSAQGPEQGYSRNTSSASPRGYVPSSTPQQGGYGGTSGINGYGGSGMAGLGVPGSPSFLNGSTANSPYAIMPASPPLGASSITLPSGTATSAPAGGFSFSPVNMISAVKQKSAFAPVVRPQTSPPPACSSTSGSSLQDPAFEDSDKFHTPARSLQGLAYS
- the EBF4 gene encoding transcription factor COE4 isoform X2; amino-acid sequence: MFSVQEALPRGGLPMKEEPLTAGLPSVRWLQGTGILDASTAAQSGVGLARAHFEKQPPSNLRKSNFFHFVLAMYDRQGQPVEIERTSFIDFVEKEREQNGEKTNNGIHYRLQLLYSNGVRTEQDLYVRLVDSMSKQAIIYEGQDKNPEMCRVLLTHEIMCSRCCDKKSCGNRNETPSDPVIIDRFFLKFFLKCNQNCLKNAGNPRDMRRFQVVVSTTVNVDGHVLAVSDNMFVHNNSKHGRRARRLDPSEATPCIKAISPSEGWTTGGATVIVIGDNFFDGLQVVFGTMLVWSELITPHAIRVQTPPRHIPGVVEVTLSYKSKQFCKGAPGRFVYTALNEPTIDYGFQRLQKVIPRHPGDPERLPKEVLLKRAADLVEALYGMPHSNQDIILKRAADIAEALYSVPRAPAQLSSLGSHGPGAVMGVNSFGSQLAVNIGDSAQGPEQGYSRNTSSASPRGYVPSSTPQQGGYGGTSGINGYGGSGMAGLGVPGSPSFLNGSTANSPYAIMPASPPLGASSITLPSGTATSAPAGGFSFSPVNMISAVKQKSAFAPVVRPQTSPPPACSSTSGSSLQDPAFEDSDKFHTPARSLQGLAYS